One part of the Tachysurus vachellii isolate PV-2020 chromosome 6, HZAU_Pvac_v1, whole genome shotgun sequence genome encodes these proteins:
- the si:zfos-1056e6.1 gene encoding uncharacterized protein si:zfos-1056e6.1 encodes MESGPVAHAENAHVAVWFALKRLDLNDHRVIALKEVHIPRGTKMTTVRQIVARSFRLDIAQVTFKIRNSQGFLIPLNGLIPVNTKQMPYVLEVSRYFQHVNAKPRNIATTVINSSLKSRLQSVVRRIERLEELLPQIKQKQNEKMDKDIELLNQKMIFLHKRMQMAESYCWEGMFKRAPLW; translated from the exons ATGGAGAGTGGTCCAGTCGCTCATGCGGAAAATGCACATGTGGCAGTATGGTTTGCGTTGAAGAGGCTGGACCTTAATG ATCACAGAGTTATAGCTCTGAAAGAAGTTCACATTCCAAGAGGGACAAAAATGACAACAGTGAGGCAG ATTGTAGCTCGTTCTTTCAGACTGGACATTGCTCAGGTCACCTTTAAG ATACGAAACAGTCAAGGCTTTTTAATCCCTTTGAATGGCCTCATACCAGTGAACACCAAACAAAT GCCTTATGTCTTGGAAGTGTCCAGATATTTTCAGCATG TTAATGCAAAACCCAGAAATATTGCCACGACGGTGATAAACAGCAGCTTGAAGTCAAGACTACAGAGTGTTGTGAGACGG atTGAAAGACTAGAAGAACTCCTTCCTCAAATCAAGCAAAAACAGAATGAGAAGATGGACAAG GATATAGAACTGCTGAACCAGAAAATGATATTCCTGCACAAAAGAATGCAG ATGGCAGAGTCCTACTGTTGGGAGGGGATGTTTAAGCGAGCGCCACTGTGGTGA
- the LOC132847100 gene encoding cystatin-F yields the protein MDVSYYLLLAFLLAGFCSSEKSSLRIFANKPTPGKPQNVSKNDTGVKQAVLTATYTFNNKSNDAFFFKASAIDEAQRQIVKGIKYFLKIEISRTVCMKRETDADLENCGFQPEPGLQQTFLCNFEVWAIPWLKLMKTTHFVCLPSDKYY from the exons ATGGACGTTTCTTATTATCTGCTTCTAGCCTTTCTACTGGCTGGATTTTGTTCCTCTG AAAAATCTTCACTTCGTATCTTTGCCAATAAGCCTACTCCAGGCAAACCACAAAATGTCAGTAAAAATGATACAGGAGTTAAACAGGCTGTCCTAACTGCAACCTACACCTTCAACAACAAGTCCAATGATGCCTTCTTTTTTAAGGCTTCAGCCATTGATGAGGCACAAAGACAA atcgttaaaggtaTAAAGTACTTTCTCAAAATCGAGATATCTCGGACTGTGTGCatgaagagagagactgatgcTGACCTTGAAAACTGTGGCTTCCAGCCAGAACCTGGTTTACAACAG acttTTCTCTGTAACTTTGAGGTGTGGGCTATACCATGGCTGAAGCTAATGAAGACCACACATTTCGTTTGCCTTCCTTCCGACAAGTATTATTAA
- the apmap gene encoding adipocyte plasma membrane-associated protein, which produces MNEAEGLRYRKQTRPQVLTDETHEPQYKSTSTYSGKVFRVTLLSLAVFLILPVLVVTFLLESPIQPEAFSLNEPPLMTGCFEPNLKLRQAERLFEDQLIGPESIANIGDILYTGTADGKIVKIDGRKISVVATLGKPPCGSPEQEHVCGRPLGIKVGPNGTLFVADAYLGLFEVNPVTGETTHLVSTKKPIGGRRLSFVNDLDVTQDGKKVYFTDSSSRWHRRDFMKLIMEATADGRVLEYDTETKEVAVMMDNLRFPNSIILLPDEESVLVAETTMARIRRIHVAGLNKGGMDTFIENLPGFPDNLRRSSSGGYWVAMSAIRPNPGFSMLDVLSQRPWIKNLIFKLFSQETLLKFVPRYSLVVELQDGGTCVRSFHDPHGTVAAYISEAHEHNGYLYLGSFRSPYLCKLDLSKV; this is translated from the exons ATGAATGAGGCGGAAGGACTGCGCTATAGGAAGCAGACTAGACCTCAGGTTTTAACAGACGAGACGCATGAACCCCAATACAAAAGCACGAG CACGTACAGTGGGAAGGTGTTCCGGGTCACGCTACTGTCTCTGGCTGTGTTCCTGATTCTCCCAGTCCTGGTGGTCACTTTTCTTCTGGAGTCTCCCATTCAACCAGAAGCATTCag tCTCAATGAACCACCACTAATGACTGGTTGCTTTGAGCCCAATCTAAAGCTCAGACAGGCCGAAAGACTGTTTGAGGACCAGCTCATTGGGCCTGAATCTATCGCTAATATTGGAG ATATTCTTTACACTGGTACTGCAGATGGAAAGATTGTGAAAATTGACGGGAGAAAAATCAGTGTTGTGGCAACTCTTGGCAAGCCTCCATGTG GTTCTCCTGAGCAAGAACACGTTTGTGGACGGCCGCTTGGAATCAAAGTGGGTCCGAATGGCACCTTGTTTGTGGCTGATGCCTACCTGGGCCTGTTTGAGGTTAATCCTGTCACAG GTGAGACAACACACCTAGTGAGCACCAAGAAGCCGATTGGTGGTCGACGGCTCTCATTTGTCAATGACCTGGATGTGACGCAGGATGGGAAGAAGGTGTATTTCACTGACTCCAGCAGCAGGTGGCACCGTAGAGACTTCATGAAACTCATCATGGAGGCCACAGCAGATGGAAG GGTTCTGGAGTATGATACTGAGACTAAAGAGGTCGCAGTCATGATGGATAACTTGCGCTTTCCTAACAGCATCATTCTCCTTCCCGATGAAGAGTCTGTTCTTGTTGCTGAAACTACGATGGCAAGAATAAGAAG GATTCATGTGGCTGGTCTCAATAAGGGAGGCATGGACACTTTTATAGAAAACCTGCCTGGCTTTCCTGACAACCTCCGCCGCAGTTCCTCTGGTGGTTACTGGGTGGCCATGTCTGCCATCCGGCCAAACCCTGGCTTCTCCATGCTCGACGTCTTGTCACAAAGACCCTGGATTAAGAATCTCATATTTAAG CTCTTCAGCCAGGAAACACTACTGAAGTTTGTGCCACGCTACAGTCTGGTGGTGGAGCTGCAGGATGGAGGAACATGTGTGCGGAGTTTCCACGACCCACATGGCACTGTGGCAGCCTACATCAGTGAGGCCCATGAGCACAATGGTTACCTTTACCTGGGCTCCTTCCGCTCTCCTTACCTGTGTAAACTTGACTTGAGCAAAGTGTAA